ATGCCccaatattttaacatattgtaactttattctctttttttgcgggaaaacaaaGCCTATGGAAAGTTAAAGAACCACCCTAAGAAAACATATGCTACAATCTGATACAGGTAGAAGTAGTTAAGTGGGACAAATACTTAAAGCAAATTTATCTGGACTCTATTATATGAATGATGattaacacatatatataataagcatAATGTATAATACAAACTAAGACATTTATTCAGCTAATGACAACCTTCACTTCATTGCAAACATCACTGTTTTCTTTATGTGGATCAGTCTTCTGATCACCAATGTTCTTCAGCTCTCGACTTTTCCCCCACAGCACACAGTAGAGTCCTATAATCAGTAATAATCCACCTAGAATACTACAAAgacaataaatatataagttaatttattgaagaaatattatatacagtatttgaagaaaaaataatgaGATTGTAGAACCTTCCAAGCCTGATGATCTCGCAAAGTAGAATCCCTGATGAGAGTAGAGTGAAGAGTAAAGACAAAGGAGTGAACATTGATAAGAAAACAGGTCCCCTCTTCTCTATAACCCATGATTGCAAATAATATGCTACGCCTGTTACAATGAATCCCTGCAATATatgtcatatatataataactattagtAATTATATTATGGAACATAAAATTGTGGTAAAATGAAAGAGTCATCTACTTACACAGTAGATGACTGCAACGAGTCGTAGGTTCCAACCAAGCTTCCATGCTGAGATATCTCTCTCGAATGCAATAGCGATGACGAAAGATTGGATGGAACTCAATAGACAATGAAGAGTAGTGAAGTATAGCTTCGAAGGGTAAACTTTTAACACACGACCCTGTTTGAATTTTATatagcaaaaacaaaaagttaaaatagcAAAAAGTATCACAATTATTCAATCAGCATAGTAGATAAACAAACGATTTAATCCAACCAActttgaaatttataataaacatCACAAAAGATTGCTACTTCACGTATTACTAAATTTAGtactaattaataaattaaaaatattataatgtatGTAGCAATTTGATTAGGTACCTGCAAAACGAGCCAAAGACCCCATAAAATGTTGGAGGTGATCATGAGAACACATCCTTTGAGCCAAGAGGTGGAACCACCGGAGACATGGCCGGGAATATTCCGGTGATGATACAGATGAGGGCATATAGGTAATTTCAATACTGGACCTTTGTAAAGGGCTAAGGTAATTACCCCTCCCATGCACACAGTTATCCCCACAAGCTTCGCTGTTCCTTGTATGGTCTTAATCTTAAGCGTCTCCATTCTTCAATTATAGacacaataaataaatacatcacTAAAAACTATGTGATGACAAGAAGAGAGGCAAGAAGTATGCATTGTAATTAGTATATATACCCAAGAAACAGAGCCAAGAAGAATGTGATTGCCGGAAGGGAAGCTGTTGTGGAAGCGGCCAAAGTTGCCGAAGTGTATGATAATGCGATTCCGTTTAAGTCCAAGCTCAATGTCACACTGAAAACCCATCAGAGATTATGTTTAACTGATAATTAGAAGATAGTGTTTAACAAAGTTATTCGCATTTGTTAGTACAATTaatttatagtaaaatattgataacaaattaatttgtaaatagTTGTATTAGATtctaacaaaagaaaacatatctTCATTATCAAGAATCGGATTCATAATATGACATATTTTCCTGTTTATATTGTATAAcatctaaatataaaatatgatccTTAATGAAAAATAGATCTTTTGAGTTTTTactttaaatagaaaaaatattttaacatataaacgcaaacaaacaaaaaacattcaaaGAAAACGAATCCTAAAACGTACTTACCCAAATAAGGAGAGCATGAAGATTTTGATGAAGGTAACAAATGAAAGAGGTGGAGCACTTttcctaaagaaaaaaaaagaagagcatactttttatatattttgtaaggaTATTGTACATACTTATCtgtctaaaaatatattattggtTTTCAGAAATATATACCGTTCGAAGAAGAAAGCGAGAGGAGCCAAGAAGATGGTAGCGAACGCTTGACGATAGAAAACGAAGACGAAAGTGTTCATTCCACCATTGAAGACAGCTTTAGAGATCAAAAACATGATTGCATATATGATTTGTATCATAGTCACTACCATGTATGGTTTCTTCGTCTCCATGTCCATCGATCGATAGACTgatgattttggttttgttttgagttACTGGAGAGATCTATATATGTATGGATTACTCTCTGACTCTTTGTAATGTTCTTCTCTGAGTTAGAATAAGAAGCTAAGTGGGTATTTATATAAGCATGCACaatacttgatgttttatgACGGTAGTATTCGAAAATAAtgaaatagatatttcaaagtACGTAGCTAATTAGAGTGGAGGAAGAGAAAGTTACTTTCGTGTCACTATCTCACGATACCaaccaaaattatttttgatgttGACTAAAGAAATTTCTGATAGATGTCCTCGTTCCGTCCACCTAGTAGATTTACTTTAGTGCATAGAGTGAATTTATAACACTGTAAAAACATAGTTTTAGTAGAAACAAAATTTGGGTAATGAAATACATGTTAAAATGATtgtaaaaactaattttatcaAGACAGATATGGGCattatatttttcttgaaaaataacGTTAATGAAGGAACGAGTTCTTAATCAAGAATGTACAATGGTATGACATAACCAAGAAGATTAGAAACCGGTTCAGATGATTGCTGATTGAACCGGAAGGTTACATGTGCTCAGCACGTGAGTGCAAGAGGAGTGTTAAAACGACGCAGTATGGGTCGTTAGATTTCTTCTTTATCTTGTTGTTGATTCTTGAGCTGTGATATACAGcgagagaaagaaaatcattgTACACGAGAGCTCGAGTTAGAGCTGAGATCTTAGTGAAGCTGCTGACCATCCCAGTTCTGGTAAACATAGCAGCCCTTCCACATCGGAAGGGTCGGGTAAAACAATTCTTTTGTGTTTTTACTTGTTCAAACACAAGAGAGATTCTTTTAGAGAGAGTGAGTGAGATTAGCACAAATCGATCAAAGATCCGTACAGTTAAACTGATTAGACAACTCAGTGAAGTCAAAAATTATGTTCATTCGTTATGCAATCGTGTACGAAAATGCTTAATGAGTCCGTAATATTCCATTTAATGTCACACTATTCCAAACATTTACTCCTGCATCTAGCTAGCTTTAAACCTTTATTGGTTTATACTTTATACTTAAACTAATGCACTTGGCTATTTGGGATATAATTTATCAGTTAGAGCTTTGTCAATTAACTATTGCTTTCCTGTGTTTACTAGCGATTTTATAGGCTCAATCATGATCCATAACAAAGACGCCTAAAAATAAGTTGTCCCTTCGGTGTTATCCAATAAAAGACTGTCCAGAAATAAGTTAATGATATTATAATGCATAAAGATATGCAATCAGTTTTAAAGAAACCATAAaagtcaaaaaaataaaaggaccAATGTGATTAAAGTGTGTGATGACCCATAGCCATTAGCATGTGGTTTAAACGTATACGCTACAAAGTAGATGATTGTAAACCGCGGACGTCAACGTTATCACGAGTTTTGGCCatgcaaaaataatataatccgtatagcttctttttttttttgttaagaaataTAATCCGTATAGCTAGTATCGCCACTATTATAAAGTTAGCTTTTCACCTGTATGTCCCTCTTTTCAAATCACATTTTATCAATTTGGTATACACGTATAACATGTGTTCGGATCGTCGAAACCAACATAATAAACCTGaaactgttttgtttatttagaAATACATGGATTTTTCTGTGCAAACAGAAATACATGGACTTTTTTTAACTACTTGTGTCTAATCAATCaatgattgattgattttatTTGTATGATACAAAACTTATAATTAGAACAACCTACGAAACAAAACCTCGCACCagcccttttttcaaaaaaaaaaaaaaaacctcgcACCGCCCTTTCCTTGGAGCGTCACCGTCGAGAAGCGAGGTAAACATGTCATACTGAGTACTGTATACTGATAGCCATTAACGCTATGATTTGATGATAAATTATGCAAATTATGAGAAGGATGCATTCAAGGAATATACGCATCTCCAATCATTTTCTTCCTCAATTTTTAAAGTGAACCTTCcgtctaaaaagaaaaaaaaaggacgaCTAAAGAAGAGAAAGCAAAACATATCATGGTCTGGTCAAGAAAAGAGCTATCGTTGTCGtcaatgaaagaaagaaaactagCTTCACAAATTTTAAACGTTGCAATAAATGTATACGGCACCGGCTTTGAAGTTACAAGAAAGTACTGACTTTAATCCCaaaaatacaaactacaaagTACTGATAGCTAGTACAGAAATATCACGTGTTTGTAAGAGACCAATTCGTTCGACACAAACCAGTTGTAGATAAGTGAATCCGATGTgctacacacaaaaaaaagataagtgAATCCGACACAACAAAAAAACTCGTTGGTTCTACTTCTACCATTATTGGGCTTAATACACAAAGGCTCATATTGAATCGTTTGTCATGCGATCTGCGCGTGagcaaaattattttcttttaacatCGGTTTATTTCAATACTAGTGATCAGTCCCGTACTACGTACGGGTAAAGATTTTCATATCAAAATTAGaatgtattaaaattattttttggtgtATATTGTGCCTTATGAAACTTGAATACTTATACTTAGTTAGATcgatatattttaagataatgTAGAATTCTAGATCCAGTGAGGTAACTGGTGAGATCTTTCACACAATTTATGTCCTGATATACTGTTATTGTAATTCTAGATTCAGggaattttgtttttaagagAATCTACAAATCTGATAACAAAATATGTACGTAACGATTAAAAAAGTTAACAAATAACATCACCACATTTTCTATAAAACTATATGCACAAAAAAGGATTACCAACCTCATCAGATTACGTCTTCATATAGATAGTAGACATGAGGGTTTCTCGTTGGACGTTGCCCTTATTACATGAGTGTTTTTAACATCCCATTTACTGCCTTCTAATTATCATcgcttttttttcttgtgggaCGTCTCATGTCTCTTAAGGGCCTTCTACGGTTGTATGTATGCTTTAACGCGAGTCTCTCTTACAGTCTCCTTCCCTAAAATATCAtcatcacacaaaaaaaaagcacaTTTCagcaaagaaaattttgatttaatctATTTTCAAAATGCTATTGACTTTTTTCTTCACAGCTTATCTTTTTCATGATGCATTATGTAGCTTTTGCCTGTATCTATAAAAgtaagaacaaaaaaagaaaactataaaCAGATTAGAAGAGAAAATTGTCtatgaagaaaaatcaaatgacataaattataatttga
The nucleotide sequence above comes from Brassica napus cultivar Da-Ae chromosome A9, Da-Ae, whole genome shotgun sequence. Encoded proteins:
- the LOC106370443 gene encoding WAT1-related protein At5g64700, which translates into the protein MDMETKKPYMVVTMIQIIYAIMFLISKAVFNGGMNTFVFVFYRQAFATIFLAPLAFFFERKSAPPLSFVTFIKIFMLSLFGVTLSLDLNGIALSYTSATLAASTTASLPAITFFLALFLGMETLKIKTIQGTAKLVGITVCMGGVITLALYKGPVLKLPICPHLYHHRNIPGHVSGGSTSWLKGCVLMITSNILWGLWLVLQGRVLKVYPSKLYFTTLHCLLSSIQSFVIAIAFERDISAWKLGWNLRLVAVIYCGFIVTGVAYYLQSWVIEKRGPVFLSMFTPLSLLFTLLSSGILLCEIIRLGSILGGLLLIIGLYCVLWGKSRELKNIGDQKTDPHKENSDVCNEVKVVIS